Proteins from a single region of Colias croceus chromosome Z, ilColCroc2.1:
- the LOC123705472 gene encoding uncharacterized protein LOC123705472, translated as MQCAKLQLQERTKSGVKPNASVEKPRRICQKRLIDPDHEEDQRWTGKALERFYCNENEHCDLNQIYDHGRVQQDAQDLFLSVQNLQFQGEVQQRKRPRTSFKYKTLPGNRKHRMFVKELLEDNSNDGGRFSELTCYYLDDYAKYLLSNDRSRPSTGKSNTFIYTLDNKTKESKAVQTELKHVSRKTSKSDTKFKKPFKRNKDEGKEMVGATKTTIKDAKITYEKSGKRKSLTISRTESPATVQVIRVDVVCNYSSSSTMSDYEDKQTKEENKQEIVNVKQSHFANKYLLTNTVKTLDENAGGARVTLLCKTFKLADRSGILTERKAKSLKNVLRNKSPKRF; from the exons ATGCAGTGTGCAAAACTTCAGCTTCAGGAGAGAACAAAGTCTGGAGTCAAACCAAACGCATCAGTTGAGAAGCCCCGTAGAATTTGTCAAAAACGACTGATAGACCCGGACCACGAAGAGGATCAAAGATGGACGGGCAAAGCCTTAGAAAG gttttattgtaatgaaaaCGAACACTGCGACCTCAATCAGATTTATGACCACGGTCGAGTTCAACAAGACGCGCAGGACTTATTTTTGTCCGTACAAAACTTACAGTTTCAAGGCGAAGTTCAGCAAAGGAAAAGACCACGGACTAGCTTTAAATACAAAACTTTACCGGGCAACCGAAAACACAGGATGTTTGTGAAAGAACTTCTCGAAGATAACTCGAATGACGGCGGACGCTTTTCGGAACTTACGTGCTATTATTTAGATGATTACGCCAAGTACTTACTAAGCAACGACCGCTCTAGACCTTCCACAGGAAAGTCGAACACGTTCATTTATACTTTGGACAATAAAACTAAAGAGAGCAAGGCGGTACAGACTGAGCTAAAACATGTTTCGAGGAAAACCTCCAAAAGTGatacaaaatttaagaaaCCATTTAAGCGTAACAAGGATGAAGGTAAAGAAATGGTAGGAGCAACCAAAACTACTATAAAAGATGCAAAAATTACTTATGAAAAAAGCGGTAAAAGGAAAAGTTTGACAATATCGAGGACAGAAAGCCCAGCTACCGTTCAAGTCATTAGGGTAGACGTCGTGTGCAATTACAGTTCTAGTTCTACTATGTCAGACTACGAAGATAAACAAAcgaaagaagaaaataaacaagaaattGTTAACGTTAAACAGTCACATTTCgcaaataaatatcttttgaCGAATACAGTGAAGACTCTTGATGAGAACGCGGGTGGCGCCCGAGTTACATTACTTTGTAAGACTTTCAAGTTGGCGGACCGGTCGGGAATATTAACGGAGAGGAAAGCGAAgtctttaaaaaatgttttaagaaataaatctCCAAAACGTTTCTAA